In Solanum stenotomum isolate F172 chromosome 6, ASM1918654v1, whole genome shotgun sequence, one DNA window encodes the following:
- the LOC125867365 gene encoding cytochrome P450 97B2, chloroplastic isoform X2 codes for MATGFCSSNTCLVLNRRSDSIFRHFPSSYPTSGSTRKRSSIRCQSTGTDEPKTKMNLFDNASNLLTNLLSGGKIGSMPIAEGAVTDLFDRPLFFSLYDWFLKYGSVYKLAFGPKAFVVVSDPIVARHILRENAFSYDKGVLAEILEPIMGKGLIPADLDTWKQRRRVIAPGFHSSYLEAMAKVFTECADRTMLKFDKLIEQEESGGGKLIELDLETEFSNLALDIIGLGVFNYDFGSITKESPVIKAVYGTLFEAEHRSTFYIPYWNIPLARWLVPRQRKFQSDLKVINDCLDGLIQNAKETRQETDVEKLQQRDYLNLKDASLLRFLVDMRGVDVDDRQLRDDLMTMLIAGHETTAAVLTWAVFLLAQHPVKMKKAQSEIDAVLGQGRTTFESLKKLEYLRLIVVESLRLYPQPPLLIRRSLSSDILPGGYNGNKNGYEIPAGTDVFLSVYNLHRSPYFWDKPNEFEPERFLVQKESQGIEGWAGFDPSRSPGALYPNEIISDFAFLPFGGGPRKCVGDQFALMESTIALAMLLQKFDVELKGSPEDVELVTGATIHTKTGLWCKLKKRSNV; via the exons ATGGCAACTGGGTTTTGTAGCAGCAACACCTGTCTTGTGTTGAATCGACGGAGTGACTCAATTTTCCGTCACTTTCCCTCTTCTTATCCTACTTCTGGGTCTACCCGAAAAAGGTCTTCAATCAG ATGTCAGTCCACAGGCACAGATGAACCAAAAACAAAGATGAATTTATTTGATAATGCTAGCAACCTCCTCACTAATCTGTTGAGTGGGGGGAAAATTGGGTCAATGCCTATCGCAGAAGGGGCAGTGACTGACCTTTTCGACCGCCCACTTTTTTTCTCATTGTATGATTGGTTCCTAAAG TATGGATCAGTCTATAAACTTGCTTTTGGACCAAAGGCATTTGTTGTTGTATCAGATCCCATTGTTGCTCGGCATATTCTTCGCGAGAATGCATTTTCTTATGACAAG GGGGTCCTTGCTGAAATCTTGGAACCAATCATGGGAAAAGGGCTGATACCTGCTGACCTTGATACTTGGAAACAGAGGAGAAGAG TTATTGCCCCTGGATTCCACTCATCATACCTAGAAGCTATGGCTAAAGTATTCACTGAATGTGCTGATAGAACAATGTTGAAATTTGATAAGCTTATTGAACAAGAAGAGTCAGGAGGAGGGAAGCTAATTGAGTTGGATCTCGAGACAGAATTCTCAAATTTAGCACTAGATATTATTGGGCTTGGTGTTTTCAATTATGACTTCGGTTCCATCACAAAAGAGTCTCCAGTTATTAAG GCTGTGTATGGTACACTTTTTGAAGCTGAGCATCGTTCTACTTTCTACATCCCCTATTGGAATATCCCTCTGGCAAGATGGTTAGTTCCGCGGCAGCGGAAGTTCCAAAGTGATCTGAAGGTCATTAATGATTGCCTTGATGGACTTATACAAAATGCAAAAGAGACCAGGCAG GAAACAGATGTTGAGAAACTACAGCAAAGGGACTACTTAAATCTTAAG GATGCAAGTCTTTTGCGGTTTTTAGTTGATATGAGGGGTGTTGATGTTGATGATCGTCAG CTACGAGATGACTTGATGACGATGCTGATTGCTGGACATGAAACAACTGCTGCCGTTCTTACGTGGGCTGTTTTCCTCCTTGCACAA CATCCAGTCAAAATGAAGAAAGCGCAGTCAGAGATTGATGCAGTGCTTGGTCAGGGAAGGACGACCTTCGAGTCTCTTAAAAAATTAGA ATATTTGCGACTTATTGTTGTGGAGTCATTGCGCTTGTATCCACAACCTCCATTGCTTATTAGACGTTCCCTTTCATCAGATATACTACCAG GGGGCTATAATGGCAACAAGAATGGATACGAAATTCCAGCTGGCACTGATGTTTTCCTATCT GTATATAATCTTCATAGGTCACCATATTTCTGGGACAAACCTAATGAATTTGAACCCGAGAGGTTCCTAGTACAAAAGGAAAGTCAAGGCATTGAAGGCTGGGCAGGTTTTGATCCATCTAGAAGTCCTGGAGCATTATATCCAAATGAG ATTATATCAGACTTTGCTTTCTTGCCTTTTGGTGGGGGACCAAGAAAATGTGTTGGTGACCAATTTGCACTTATGGAGTCAACAATAGCATTGGCAATGTTGTTGCAAAAGTTTGATGTGGAACTGAAAGGGTCTCCTGAGGATGTAGAACTCGTTACGGGGGCGACTATTCACACGAAAACTGGCTTGTGGTGTAAATTAAAGAAGAGATCAAATGTTTGA
- the LOC125867365 gene encoding cytochrome P450 97B2, chloroplastic isoform X3, producing MATGFCSSNTCLVLNRRSDSIFRHFPSSYPTSGSTRKRSSIRTMKCRCQSTGTDEPKTKMNLFDNASNLLTNLLSGGKIGSMPIAEGAVTDLFDRPLFFSLYDWFLKYGSVYKLAFGPKAFVVVSDPIVARHILRENAFSYDKGVLAEILEPIMGKGLIPADLDTWKQRRRVIAPGFHSSYLEAMAKVFTECADRTMLKFDKLIEQEESGGGKLIELDLETEFSNLALDIIGLGVFNYDFGSITKESPVIKAVYGTLFEAEHRSTFYIPYWNIPLARWLVPRQRKFQSDLKVINDCLDGLIQNAKETRQLRDDLMTMLIAGHETTAAVLTWAVFLLAQHPVKMKKAQSEIDAVLGQGRTTFESLKKLEYLRLIVVESLRLYPQPPLLIRRSLSSDILPGGYNGNKNGYEIPAGTDVFLSVYNLHRSPYFWDKPNEFEPERFLVQKESQGIEGWAGFDPSRSPGALYPNEIISDFAFLPFGGGPRKCVGDQFALMESTIALAMLLQKFDVELKGSPEDVELVTGATIHTKTGLWCKLKKRSNV from the exons ATGGCAACTGGGTTTTGTAGCAGCAACACCTGTCTTGTGTTGAATCGACGGAGTGACTCAATTTTCCGTCACTTTCCCTCTTCTTATCCTACTTCTGGGTCTACCCGAAAAAGGTCTTCAATCAG GACTATGAAATGCAGATGTCAGTCCACAGGCACAGATGAACCAAAAACAAAGATGAATTTATTTGATAATGCTAGCAACCTCCTCACTAATCTGTTGAGTGGGGGGAAAATTGGGTCAATGCCTATCGCAGAAGGGGCAGTGACTGACCTTTTCGACCGCCCACTTTTTTTCTCATTGTATGATTGGTTCCTAAAG TATGGATCAGTCTATAAACTTGCTTTTGGACCAAAGGCATTTGTTGTTGTATCAGATCCCATTGTTGCTCGGCATATTCTTCGCGAGAATGCATTTTCTTATGACAAG GGGGTCCTTGCTGAAATCTTGGAACCAATCATGGGAAAAGGGCTGATACCTGCTGACCTTGATACTTGGAAACAGAGGAGAAGAG TTATTGCCCCTGGATTCCACTCATCATACCTAGAAGCTATGGCTAAAGTATTCACTGAATGTGCTGATAGAACAATGTTGAAATTTGATAAGCTTATTGAACAAGAAGAGTCAGGAGGAGGGAAGCTAATTGAGTTGGATCTCGAGACAGAATTCTCAAATTTAGCACTAGATATTATTGGGCTTGGTGTTTTCAATTATGACTTCGGTTCCATCACAAAAGAGTCTCCAGTTATTAAG GCTGTGTATGGTACACTTTTTGAAGCTGAGCATCGTTCTACTTTCTACATCCCCTATTGGAATATCCCTCTGGCAAGATGGTTAGTTCCGCGGCAGCGGAAGTTCCAAAGTGATCTGAAGGTCATTAATGATTGCCTTGATGGACTTATACAAAATGCAAAAGAGACCAGGCAG CTACGAGATGACTTGATGACGATGCTGATTGCTGGACATGAAACAACTGCTGCCGTTCTTACGTGGGCTGTTTTCCTCCTTGCACAA CATCCAGTCAAAATGAAGAAAGCGCAGTCAGAGATTGATGCAGTGCTTGGTCAGGGAAGGACGACCTTCGAGTCTCTTAAAAAATTAGA ATATTTGCGACTTATTGTTGTGGAGTCATTGCGCTTGTATCCACAACCTCCATTGCTTATTAGACGTTCCCTTTCATCAGATATACTACCAG GGGGCTATAATGGCAACAAGAATGGATACGAAATTCCAGCTGGCACTGATGTTTTCCTATCT GTATATAATCTTCATAGGTCACCATATTTCTGGGACAAACCTAATGAATTTGAACCCGAGAGGTTCCTAGTACAAAAGGAAAGTCAAGGCATTGAAGGCTGGGCAGGTTTTGATCCATCTAGAAGTCCTGGAGCATTATATCCAAATGAG ATTATATCAGACTTTGCTTTCTTGCCTTTTGGTGGGGGACCAAGAAAATGTGTTGGTGACCAATTTGCACTTATGGAGTCAACAATAGCATTGGCAATGTTGTTGCAAAAGTTTGATGTGGAACTGAAAGGGTCTCCTGAGGATGTAGAACTCGTTACGGGGGCGACTATTCACACGAAAACTGGCTTGTGGTGTAAATTAAAGAAGAGATCAAATGTTTGA
- the LOC125867365 gene encoding cytochrome P450 97B2, chloroplastic isoform X1: protein MATGFCSSNTCLVLNRRSDSIFRHFPSSYPTSGSTRKRSSIRTMKCRCQSTGTDEPKTKMNLFDNASNLLTNLLSGGKIGSMPIAEGAVTDLFDRPLFFSLYDWFLKYGSVYKLAFGPKAFVVVSDPIVARHILRENAFSYDKGVLAEILEPIMGKGLIPADLDTWKQRRRVIAPGFHSSYLEAMAKVFTECADRTMLKFDKLIEQEESGGGKLIELDLETEFSNLALDIIGLGVFNYDFGSITKESPVIKAVYGTLFEAEHRSTFYIPYWNIPLARWLVPRQRKFQSDLKVINDCLDGLIQNAKETRQETDVEKLQQRDYLNLKDASLLRFLVDMRGVDVDDRQLRDDLMTMLIAGHETTAAVLTWAVFLLAQHPVKMKKAQSEIDAVLGQGRTTFESLKKLEYLRLIVVESLRLYPQPPLLIRRSLSSDILPGGYNGNKNGYEIPAGTDVFLSVYNLHRSPYFWDKPNEFEPERFLVQKESQGIEGWAGFDPSRSPGALYPNEIISDFAFLPFGGGPRKCVGDQFALMESTIALAMLLQKFDVELKGSPEDVELVTGATIHTKTGLWCKLKKRSNV from the exons ATGGCAACTGGGTTTTGTAGCAGCAACACCTGTCTTGTGTTGAATCGACGGAGTGACTCAATTTTCCGTCACTTTCCCTCTTCTTATCCTACTTCTGGGTCTACCCGAAAAAGGTCTTCAATCAG GACTATGAAATGCAGATGTCAGTCCACAGGCACAGATGAACCAAAAACAAAGATGAATTTATTTGATAATGCTAGCAACCTCCTCACTAATCTGTTGAGTGGGGGGAAAATTGGGTCAATGCCTATCGCAGAAGGGGCAGTGACTGACCTTTTCGACCGCCCACTTTTTTTCTCATTGTATGATTGGTTCCTAAAG TATGGATCAGTCTATAAACTTGCTTTTGGACCAAAGGCATTTGTTGTTGTATCAGATCCCATTGTTGCTCGGCATATTCTTCGCGAGAATGCATTTTCTTATGACAAG GGGGTCCTTGCTGAAATCTTGGAACCAATCATGGGAAAAGGGCTGATACCTGCTGACCTTGATACTTGGAAACAGAGGAGAAGAG TTATTGCCCCTGGATTCCACTCATCATACCTAGAAGCTATGGCTAAAGTATTCACTGAATGTGCTGATAGAACAATGTTGAAATTTGATAAGCTTATTGAACAAGAAGAGTCAGGAGGAGGGAAGCTAATTGAGTTGGATCTCGAGACAGAATTCTCAAATTTAGCACTAGATATTATTGGGCTTGGTGTTTTCAATTATGACTTCGGTTCCATCACAAAAGAGTCTCCAGTTATTAAG GCTGTGTATGGTACACTTTTTGAAGCTGAGCATCGTTCTACTTTCTACATCCCCTATTGGAATATCCCTCTGGCAAGATGGTTAGTTCCGCGGCAGCGGAAGTTCCAAAGTGATCTGAAGGTCATTAATGATTGCCTTGATGGACTTATACAAAATGCAAAAGAGACCAGGCAG GAAACAGATGTTGAGAAACTACAGCAAAGGGACTACTTAAATCTTAAG GATGCAAGTCTTTTGCGGTTTTTAGTTGATATGAGGGGTGTTGATGTTGATGATCGTCAG CTACGAGATGACTTGATGACGATGCTGATTGCTGGACATGAAACAACTGCTGCCGTTCTTACGTGGGCTGTTTTCCTCCTTGCACAA CATCCAGTCAAAATGAAGAAAGCGCAGTCAGAGATTGATGCAGTGCTTGGTCAGGGAAGGACGACCTTCGAGTCTCTTAAAAAATTAGA ATATTTGCGACTTATTGTTGTGGAGTCATTGCGCTTGTATCCACAACCTCCATTGCTTATTAGACGTTCCCTTTCATCAGATATACTACCAG GGGGCTATAATGGCAACAAGAATGGATACGAAATTCCAGCTGGCACTGATGTTTTCCTATCT GTATATAATCTTCATAGGTCACCATATTTCTGGGACAAACCTAATGAATTTGAACCCGAGAGGTTCCTAGTACAAAAGGAAAGTCAAGGCATTGAAGGCTGGGCAGGTTTTGATCCATCTAGAAGTCCTGGAGCATTATATCCAAATGAG ATTATATCAGACTTTGCTTTCTTGCCTTTTGGTGGGGGACCAAGAAAATGTGTTGGTGACCAATTTGCACTTATGGAGTCAACAATAGCATTGGCAATGTTGTTGCAAAAGTTTGATGTGGAACTGAAAGGGTCTCCTGAGGATGTAGAACTCGTTACGGGGGCGACTATTCACACGAAAACTGGCTTGTGGTGTAAATTAAAGAAGAGATCAAATGTTTGA